A window of Paremcibacter congregatus contains these coding sequences:
- a CDS encoding NAD(P)-dependent alcohol dehydrogenase: MKAFTYHKYGSPEELTLVEVPQPRPKADELLIRIQATSLNASDWEILTGNPFYARIFGLFTPGHPILGSDIAGVVEAVGDTVTGFKVGDRVFGDSFGHFGGFAEYVCMRRTEVTPIPAGLSFAEASALPQAGVAALQALGNAGKLRAGQHVMINGGGGSVGCFAIQIAKRLGAEVTGVDHGGKLAVMRRIGADHVIDYETQDFVVGGPKFDLIVDVMAHRSILSYWRVLRPGGVYLMLGGTMGCLLQSLLLGPLISLLSSKKMGLTGHRQNQQDMAELARQSVAGELHPVIDRCYPFDQIPQALLRLGTAKAMGKVVIMQEKDHASCEWPDDS; encoded by the coding sequence ATGAAAGCCTTTACCTACCATAAATATGGTTCGCCGGAAGAATTGACCCTGGTTGAGGTGCCGCAGCCAAGACCAAAAGCCGATGAGCTTCTGATCAGGATTCAGGCCACTTCACTCAATGCTTCGGACTGGGAAATTTTGACCGGAAACCCTTTTTATGCCCGCATCTTCGGGCTCTTTACACCGGGTCATCCGATATTGGGGTCGGATATTGCCGGTGTGGTGGAAGCCGTAGGCGATACGGTAACGGGCTTCAAGGTGGGGGACAGGGTCTTTGGGGACAGCTTTGGCCATTTCGGGGGATTTGCCGAATATGTTTGTATGCGCCGGACAGAAGTGACGCCCATTCCTGCAGGATTGAGTTTTGCAGAAGCCTCTGCTCTGCCTCAGGCCGGGGTGGCAGCCTTGCAGGCGCTTGGAAACGCCGGAAAATTGCGTGCGGGCCAGCATGTTATGATCAATGGCGGTGGTGGCAGTGTCGGGTGTTTCGCGATCCAGATCGCCAAACGTCTGGGGGCCGAGGTGACGGGTGTCGATCACGGCGGCAAGCTCGCGGTGATGCGGCGGATCGGGGCCGACCATGTGATTGATTATGAAACGCAGGATTTCGTGGTTGGCGGACCGAAATTTGACCTGATTGTCGACGTCATGGCCCACCGGTCCATTCTCTCTTATTGGCGTGTTTTGCGTCCCGGCGGGGTTTACCTGATGCTGGGCGGCACCATGGGATGTTTGCTTCAGTCTTTGTTGCTTGGACCTCTGATCTCCCTATTAAGCTCCAAGAAAATGGGGCTTACCGGGCACAGACAGAATCAGCAGGATATGGCGGAACTGGCGCGGCAATCTGTGGCGGGAGAACTGCATCCCGTAATTGACAGATGTTATCCGTTTGATCAAATCCCCCAAGCACTTCTTCGTCTGGGTACCGCCAAGGCAATGGGTAAGGTGGTGATTATGCAAGAAAAAGATCATGCCTCTTGCGAATGGCCAGACGATAGTTAG
- a CDS encoding NAD(P)-dependent alcohol dehydrogenase: MKAAFYTEYGPPEVIKISDLPKPVAKQDEVLVRVHAATVIKGDCEFRAFTFPAWFWLPLRVYAGLLQPKRCNILGQELSGVVEAVGDAVTRFKPGDEIFAPTELGLAAHAEYKCLKASGVISHKPPNATHGQAATLPTGGLNALHYMRLANIKPDEKVVIVGACGNIGSFAVQLAKYFGAEVTGVDSTDKLQAVRDIGADHVIDYATQDFTQTGDQYDVVFDTAGHSHYGRSLQALAPGGRYLLANPGFFQMLRSPFSGLFNDKTVLFRFAKYDQDELDFLGGLLKSGDLKPLIDRDYSLADIAGAHRYLDSGGKAGNITITVTE, from the coding sequence ATGAAAGCGGCATTTTATACGGAATATGGCCCCCCTGAAGTGATCAAAATTTCTGACCTGCCGAAACCCGTCGCGAAACAAGATGAGGTTCTTGTCAGGGTCCATGCCGCAACCGTGATCAAGGGGGACTGTGAATTCCGGGCTTTCACTTTCCCCGCCTGGTTCTGGTTGCCGTTGCGGGTATATGCAGGTTTGTTGCAGCCCAAGCGGTGTAATATTCTGGGGCAGGAATTGTCGGGGGTGGTCGAGGCCGTCGGCGATGCGGTAACCCGTTTTAAGCCGGGTGATGAAATTTTTGCCCCGACGGAGCTTGGTCTGGCCGCCCATGCAGAATATAAATGCCTGAAGGCGAGCGGGGTTATTTCCCATAAGCCACCAAATGCGACCCATGGGCAGGCGGCGACCCTGCCCACCGGGGGATTGAATGCCCTGCATTATATGCGTCTGGCCAACATTAAGCCGGATGAAAAAGTTGTCATTGTCGGGGCCTGCGGCAATATAGGGTCCTTCGCGGTACAGCTAGCCAAATATTTCGGCGCGGAGGTCACCGGCGTGGACAGCACTGATAAGCTGCAGGCGGTGCGCGATATCGGCGCCGACCATGTGATCGACTATGCGACGCAAGACTTCACCCAAACCGGCGATCAGTATGATGTGGTTTTTGACACGGCGGGCCATAGTCACTATGGCCGCAGCTTGCAGGCCTTGGCGCCCGGGGGACGCTACCTGTTGGCCAATCCCGGGTTTTTCCAGATGCTGCGGTCGCCCTTCTCCGGCCTGTTTAATGATAAGACGGTGCTGTTCAGATTTGCAAAATATGATCAGGACGAGCTGGATTTTCTGGGCGGTTTGTTGAAATCTGGCGATCTTAAACCATTGATTGACCGGGATTACTCCCTCGCGGATATTGCCGGGGCGCACCGTTATCTCGACAGCGGCGGCAAGGCCGGCAATATTACCATTACGGTGACGGAATGA
- a CDS encoding NUDIX hydrolase, with translation MTYSYDYPHPAVTTDIVIFTVQDNALCLLLIRRGEDPYKGKWALPGGFLRMDEDIEHCAARELAEEAGVQGVYLEQLATFGTIDRDPRERVISVAYYALIPSDDVALQAGTDAAEAQWFPLSDLPPLAFDHSDIVRMAQQRLSAKMSYSTIGLQFMPAAFTLSDLQRVYEIASGKTLDKRNFRKWVLSLDLVEETGHKQTQGAHRPAMLYRVKKPSRIDIIK, from the coding sequence ATGACTTACAGCTACGACTATCCGCATCCGGCGGTTACCACCGACATCGTGATTTTCACTGTGCAGGACAACGCACTATGTCTGTTGTTGATCAGGCGGGGAGAAGACCCCTATAAAGGAAAATGGGCCCTGCCGGGCGGGTTCTTGCGGATGGACGAAGATATCGAACACTGCGCGGCACGGGAACTTGCCGAGGAAGCCGGGGTTCAGGGGGTATATCTGGAGCAGTTGGCGACATTTGGCACGATCGATCGCGATCCGCGGGAACGGGTAATCTCGGTGGCCTATTATGCATTGATCCCGTCAGACGATGTCGCCCTCCAGGCGGGAACGGATGCGGCGGAGGCGCAGTGGTTCCCGCTCAGTGACTTGCCGCCTCTGGCCTTTGACCACAGCGATATCGTCAGGATGGCGCAACAGCGGCTCAGCGCCAAAATGAGTTATTCAACCATCGGGTTGCAATTTATGCCGGCGGCGTTCACCCTGTCTGATCTGCAACGAGTGTATGAAATTGCCTCCGGCAAGACGCTTGACAAGCGCAATTTCCGTAAATGGGTCCTGTCCCTTGATCTGGTGGAAGAAACAGGACATAAGCAAACGCAGGGAGCCCATCGCCCGGCAATGCTTTACCGGGTTAAAAAGCCTTCTCGTATTGACATTATCAAGTAA
- a CDS encoding MarR family winged helix-turn-helix transcriptional regulator yields MTLPQDKRGKMPDPPLNLMEHLPFQIGMLTNMIRQVTSDVYVRESGLSSREWRVLGMLGCKGPMMPAQVAADTGMDRATITRAVSRLEKLGYVFTGSDDQDRRRKVLYLTQKGATTCEDVRPIMDAKGQAFEDVLTKQELKYYYQIMAKLQAKAKQMLEEADD; encoded by the coding sequence GTGACATTACCACAGGACAAGCGCGGCAAGATGCCGGATCCACCGCTTAATCTCATGGAACATTTGCCTTTTCAGATCGGCATGCTGACCAATATGATCCGCCAGGTGACATCAGACGTCTATGTGCGGGAAAGCGGATTGTCGTCGCGGGAATGGAGGGTGCTTGGCATGCTGGGGTGCAAAGGGCCGATGATGCCGGCCCAGGTGGCGGCTGATACCGGTATGGATCGGGCGACCATCACCCGGGCGGTCAGCCGTCTGGAGAAACTTGGCTATGTTTTTACCGGGAGCGATGATCAGGACAGGCGCCGCAAGGTATTGTATCTGACACAGAAGGGCGCGACGACCTGCGAAGATGTGCGGCCGATCATGGACGCCAAGGGGCAAGCCTTTGAAGATGTTCTGACCAAGCAGGAATTGAAATATTATTATCAGATCATGGCCAAGCTTCAGGCCAAGGCGAAACAGATGCTTGAAGAAGCTGACGACTAG